From Penicillium digitatum chromosome 5, complete sequence, one genomic window encodes:
- a CDS encoding Glycoside hydrolase, family 28, whose protein sequence is MKFLAIGALLLSTVGALATEHILNGAQIIPANDKVALEKAGARGNYKRHDRRTVTIRSSKSDTDDVSDDFLWGIKAANHGGRLLLQKGKTYVIGKKLDLSFLDDIEVQLEGEVKFTDDIAYWQANHFFYSFQKSITFWVWGGQDIKIFGKGTLNGNGQEWYNAFAGLEILDPDNTFYRPILFMTDNATRVSVEGITQLNSPCWTNFLVRTKDISFDDVFINAFSTNASALPKNTDGFDSLNVDGLSVTNTRVDIGDDCFSPKPNTTNVFVQNLWCNNTHGVSMGSIGQYSGVEDIIENAWIENVTLLNGQNGVRLKAWAGPDIGFGRINNITYKDIQIENTDVPIVMDQCYFDVNATTCARYPSPVNFTNIHFENIQGTSSGKNGKVVGDLTCSPNAVCSGIKLSDIDITSPAGGPPVVICDGIDGDIGVECQSSSI, encoded by the exons ATGAAGTTCCTCGCTATCGGTGCACTCCTGCTCAGCACAGTTGGTGCTCTTGCGACGGAGCATATTCTCAACGGCGCCCAAATTATCCCAGCCAACGATAAGGTAGCACTGGAAAAGGCCGGTGCTCGGGGAAACTACAAGCGTCATGACCGTCGAACAGTGACGATCCGGTCGTCGAAGAGTGACACCGACGATGTGTCCGATGATTTTCTTTGGGGTATTAAGGCTGCCAATCACGGTGGCAGACTTCTTTTGCAAAAGGGGAAGACGTATGTCATTGGCAAAAAGCTTGACCTCAGCTTCTTAGATGATATCGAAGTGCAGCTGGAGGGTGAAGTGAAG TTCACCGATGACATTGCTTACTGGCAAGCAAACCACTTCTTTTATTCTTTCCAGAAGTCGATTACTTTCTGGGTCTGGGGTGGTCAGGACATCAAGATTTTTGGAAAGGGAACTCTCAATGGGAATGGTCAGGAGTGGTACAATGCCTTTGCAGGCCTGGAAATTCTG GACCCGGACAACACTTTTTACCGCCCCATTCTCTTCATGACTGACAACGCTACCCGTGTGTCTGTCGAGGGTATCACCCAACTCAACTCCCCCTGCTGGACCAACTTCCTCGTTCGTACCAAGGATATCTCTTTCGATGATGTCTTTATCAACGCCTTTTCCACCAACGCATCT GCTTTGCCCAAGAACACCGACGGATTTGATTCCCTCAACGTGGATGGTCTTAGTGTGACCAATACCCGCGTCGATATCGGCGATGACTGTTTCTCGCCCAAGCCCAACACAACCAACGTTTTCGTGCAGAACCTGTGGTGCAACAATACGCACGGGGTTAGCATGGGGAGTATTGGACAGTACTCCGGAGTCGAGGACATTATTGAGAATGCCTGGATTGAGAACGTGACGCTGTTGAATGGTCAG AACGGCGTCCGTCTCAAGGCTTGGGCTGGACCAGACATTGGCTTTGGTCGCATCAACAACATCACATACAAAGACATTCAAATCGAAAACACCGATGTTCCTATTGTGATGGATCAGTGCTACTTCGACGTCAACGCTACCACGTGTGCCAGGTACCCGTCCCCTGTCAACTTCACCAACATTCACTTCGAGAATATCCAGGGCACTTCGTCGGGCAAGAACGGTAAAGTTGTCGGCGATTTGACTTGCTCGCCCAATGCTGTGTGCTCGGGTATTAAGCTCTCTGATATTGATATTACTAGCCCGGCTGGCGGTCCCCCCGTCGTGATCTGTGATGGAATTGATGGAGATATTGGCGTGGAGTGCCAGTCGAGCTCAATTTAG
- a CDS encoding Membrane-associated, eicosanoid/glutathione metabolism (MAPEG) protein: protein MSALLTTLGLRAAPDQVPANHASALLVANWVFAYILTSPRGTKIRLGLDHNVNPREDLTTYGEAAVQSGKITRQTLDKLKRQASAHANAQEGFTLFVAAILTSLYAGLPNESINTVGIWYLLSRVAYHLFYCNIETRSWSFLRSAAWWSGNISCLYALVQASKKL, encoded by the exons ATGTC TGCCCTTTTAACAACTCTCGGTCTTCGCGCCGCCCCGGACCAAGTACCCGCGAACCACGCATCAGCCTTGCTGGTAGCGAACTGGGTTTTCGCGTACATTTTGACCAGTCCTCGCGGCACCAAGATACGGCTGGGCCTCGATCACAATGTCAATCCGCGGGAGGACTTGACCACGTACGGCGAGGCAGCCGTACAGTCGGGAAAGATTACCCGCCAAACCCTTGACAAGCTCAAGCGACAGGCCTCGGCGCATGCCAATGCGCAGGAGGGGTTTACTTTGTTTGTGGCGGCGA TCCTCACCTCCTTGTACGCTGGTCTCCCCAATGAGTCTATTAATACTGTCGGTATTTGGTACTTATTGTCCCGTGTTGCGTACCACCTGTTCTATTGCAACATCGAAACTCGCTCTTGGAGCTTTTTGCGCTCAGCGGCTTGGTGGTCCGGGAACATCAGCTGTCTTTATGCGCTGGTGCAGGCCAGCAAGAAGTTGTAA